The genomic interval CTCGGCGACATTGCCGGTCTGGCCGCCTTGAAGAGCGCCATGGAGGCTGCCGAAAAGAAGGCGGTCGCTGCCGAGAAGAAGGCTGCCGCTCCGAAGAAAGCCGCCAAGGCCGAAGAGGAGAAGCCCGAGGAGTAATCTCGGGTGGGAGAGGGGCAGATGGCTGGTCGGCCGGAGACCCCTGCTCTCGAAAGACGACGCCCGCACTTGAAAGAGTGCGGGCGTTTTTTGTCTCTTTCTACCCCGAATCCTTGTTCCGGGAATAAGAAATCGCTATCTTTCACCGTTACTCTTGCAAGATCTCGTAAAATCTCGGAATCATGAAGAAAACGATGCTGTTGGGTGCGCTGCTGCTGATCGGGGTGCAAATGTGGACGAATGGATGTCGGGCGGCTCTCCCCATGCCTCCGGTTCCCGGGTGTGAATATGAATACGGCCCGGGCTGCCCGCCGGGAGGTTATCGCAAGGACGCCTGGACGGTGTGGTACCGGGGCCGCGAGGTCGAGGAGGCCTCGGCACAGTCGTTTGTCGACCTCGGTTTCGGATATGGCAAGGATAACTGGGCGGTCTTTTTCGAGGGCCGCAAAATCAAGGAGGCCTCGGCCCAGTCGTTTGCCGTGCTGTCCGGCGGGTATGCCCGCGACAACTGGAAGGTGTTCTGGTGCGGACGTGAACTGCCGGATGCCGATCCGCAGTCTTTCGAGGTGCTCGGACGCGGCTATGCCCGTGACAACTGGAAAGTCTTCTGGAACGGGATGCCGCTGGCGGATGTCTCGGCCGCTTCCTTCGTGGCGCTCGGAGACGGCTATGCCCGCGACAACTGGAAGGTGTTCTGGTGCGGACGTGAACTGCCGGATGCCGATCCGCAGTCTTTCGAGGTGCTCGGACGCGGCTATGCCCGTGACAACTGGAAAATATGGTATTGCGGCCGTGAGGCCGACGGCGTGATGCCCGGAAATCCCGGACGGCTGCGGTAACCGGGGCGACGGATGGAATCCGTTGGCGGCCGATCGTTGGGCCCGGACATGAAAAAGGGAGATTTCCAGATGGAAATCTCCCTTTTTGTTGTATGGATGGTCCGCGGGCCTATTCGGCAGCAACGACCGAGAACTTGATCGTAGCCTTGACCTCCTTGTGCAGACGGGCCGCAGCCTCGTACTCGCCCACGGTCTTGATCGGCTCGACGCTGATCTGCTTGCGGTCTACGGTGATGCCTTTGGCGGCCAGCGCCTCGGCCAGGTCCGTAGCGGTTACCGTACCGAAGAGCTTGCCCTCCTCGGCCTTCATCGAGAGGGTCAGCGGCAGGTTCGAGATCGTCTCGGCCAGGGCCTGGGCATCGGCCAGGATCTTGGCATCCTTGTGAGCACGCTGCTTCAGGTTCTCGGCCAGCACCTTCTTGGCGGAAGCCGTTGCAGCCTTGGCGTAACCCTGGGGGATCAGGTAGTTGTTCGCATAGCCGGGCTTCACGTTCACGATGTCGTTGGCGTAGCCCAGGTTCTCCATATCTTTGATCAGAATAACTTCCATGGTCTTCTCCTCCTTTAAATTATTTCATGCAATCGGTTACGAAGGGCAGGATAGCCAGGTGGCGTGCACGTTTCACGGCCTGGGCGACC from uncultured Alistipes sp. carries:
- a CDS encoding DKNYY domain-containing protein, which produces MKKTMLLGALLLIGVQMWTNGCRAALPMPPVPGCEYEYGPGCPPGGYRKDAWTVWYRGREVEEASAQSFVDLGFGYGKDNWAVFFEGRKIKEASAQSFAVLSGGYARDNWKVFWCGRELPDADPQSFEVLGRGYARDNWKVFWNGMPLADVSAASFVALGDGYARDNWKVFWCGRELPDADPQSFEVLGRGYARDNWKIWYCGREADGVMPGNPGRLR
- the rplI gene encoding 50S ribosomal protein L9 translates to MEVILIKDMENLGYANDIVNVKPGYANNYLIPQGYAKAATASAKKVLAENLKQRAHKDAKILADAQALAETISNLPLTLSMKAEEGKLFGTVTATDLAEALAAKGITVDRKQISVEPIKTVGEYEAAARLHKEVKATIKFSVVAAE